The sequence CGGCCAACGGCCAAAAACAGGAAAAAGCAGAATTCCACAGCATCGTCTTGTGGAGAAGGCTGGCGGAAATCGCCTCCCAGTATCTGACCAAAGGAGCTCTGGTTTTAATCGAAGGAAGAGTCGAAACCAGATCCTGGCAGGACGCCTCAGGCGTAAAAAAGTACCGGACCGAAATCGTTGCCGAAAGAATGCAGCTGGGGCCAAAATCCGCCTCAAGCCAGGCTCCAAAAGAGGAAGGCCAACAGCCGGCCCAAGAAGAAATTCCCATCATCGAAGAGAAAGATGATAGCGAGATC is a genomic window of bacterium containing:
- the ssb gene encoding single-stranded DNA-binding protein encodes the protein MNLNKIFLLGRVATDPETRSTPAGQTVCSFRMVTNRIFTSANGQKQEKAEFHSIVLWRRLAEIASQYLTKGALVLIEGRVETRSWQDASGVKKYRTEIVAERMQLGPKSASSQAPKEEGQQPAQEEIPIIEEKDDSEIDVKEIPF